One region of Streptococcus salivarius genomic DNA includes:
- a CDS encoding LTA synthase family protein has product MKKINEAFWKGVSSRLGFILLLLFFYWLKTIFAYYVNINLELESRYQVMLSLINPIPLGLMLLGLGLYFKKRRFFYSITIAIYVILNLLLIANVIYFGEFTDFITVNTILASSSSAAGLGDSAKNLLEPSYLFYLIDVPFFIYAGFRKKLKMDSKPFNKRASFAVTALSTLLLSVNLFLAEVNRGELLTRGFSNNYIVRAMGIPFFTAYSGNLTYQASQARSSATAEDMKKVEAYVKEHYAAPDPKYYGIAKGRNVIVIHLESFQQFLIDYKLKVDGQDYEVTPFINSIYHSNETLAFSNFFHQVKSGKTSDAETLMETSLFGLSTGSYMVNYGGTNTAYAAPSILAQTGGYTSAVFHGNTGSFWNRNNTYKQWGYNYFFDSSAFTEKTDENSFQYGLNDKYMFPDSIKYLEQMQQPFYVKYLTVSNHYPYTSLSGDEKEQGFPLAETKDETVNGYFATANYLDSAIKDFFDYLKETGLYDNSIIVMYGDHYGISDTRSSNLAELLGKNPETWSNYDKAMLQRVPYMIHIPGYTGGGISNTFGGEVDALPTLLHILGVDTSSYIQMGQDLLSPDNKQTVAFRTSGQYVTPQYTSYSGRLYNTQTGEEITNPDETTKKDNEAIRKAVATQLSMSDAVQTGDLLRFYTPNGLKPVDSSTISYTKQMDQLKQINKKMKDKSTSLYKQKGNKSTADLFKTPSYKELHPVESESSSSSSSGESEPSSSSTEQQ; this is encoded by the coding sequence TTGAAAAAAATTAATGAAGCCTTTTGGAAAGGAGTTTCATCAAGACTTGGATTTATCCTCTTGTTACTCTTCTTTTACTGGCTAAAAACCATATTCGCTTATTACGTCAACATTAATCTTGAGTTGGAAAGCAGATATCAGGTTATGCTTTCGCTGATTAACCCTATTCCACTAGGATTAATGCTTCTAGGTTTAGGACTATACTTCAAGAAACGACGTTTCTTTTATAGTATTACCATTGCTATCTATGTCATCCTTAACCTCTTACTTATTGCTAATGTGATTTACTTTGGAGAGTTTACAGACTTCATCACTGTAAATACCATCCTAGCAAGTTCTAGTTCGGCAGCAGGACTAGGAGACTCCGCCAAGAACCTTCTTGAGCCAAGCTATCTCTTCTACCTGATTGATGTACCTTTCTTCATCTATGCTGGTTTCAGGAAGAAGCTTAAGATGGACAGCAAGCCATTTAACAAACGAGCTAGTTTTGCCGTCACTGCACTATCGACACTCCTTCTCTCAGTTAACCTCTTCTTAGCGGAAGTTAACCGTGGCGAGTTGTTGACACGTGGTTTCTCAAATAACTATATTGTTCGTGCTATGGGGATTCCCTTCTTCACAGCCTATTCTGGTAACTTAACTTATCAGGCCTCACAGGCTCGTTCATCTGCAACAGCTGAGGATATGAAAAAGGTTGAAGCTTACGTTAAAGAGCACTATGCAGCACCTGATCCTAAGTATTATGGAATTGCTAAAGGAAGAAACGTCATCGTTATTCACCTGGAAAGCTTCCAACAGTTCCTCATTGATTACAAGCTCAAAGTAGACGGTCAAGACTATGAGGTTACACCATTCATCAATTCCATTTACCACTCAAACGAAACCCTAGCCTTTTCAAACTTCTTCCACCAAGTTAAATCAGGGAAAACTTCTGATGCTGAAACCTTGATGGAAACGTCTCTCTTTGGACTAAGCACAGGCTCATACATGGTAAACTATGGTGGTACCAATACAGCCTATGCTGCACCATCTATCCTAGCTCAAACAGGTGGCTATACGTCAGCTGTTTTCCACGGAAACACTGGATCCTTCTGGAATCGTAATAACACCTATAAACAATGGGGGTATAATTACTTCTTTGACTCATCAGCCTTCACTGAAAAAACTGATGAAAACTCATTCCAGTATGGTCTAAATGACAAGTACATGTTCCCAGATTCCATCAAATATCTGGAACAAATGCAACAACCTTTCTACGTTAAATACCTTACAGTATCTAACCACTACCCATACACTTCACTCTCAGGCGATGAAAAGGAACAAGGTTTCCCACTCGCTGAAACAAAAGATGAGACAGTCAACGGATATTTTGCAACAGCTAACTATCTTGACTCAGCAATCAAAGACTTCTTTGATTACCTTAAGGAAACCGGTCTTTACGACAACTCGATTATTGTCATGTACGGTGACCACTATGGTATCTCTGATACACGAAGCAGCAATCTTGCTGAACTTCTCGGTAAGAACCCTGAAACTTGGTCAAACTATGATAAGGCCATGCTTCAACGTGTTCCTTACATGATTCATATTCCAGGATATACTGGTGGTGGCATCTCTAACACCTTTGGCGGTGAGGTCGATGCCCTTCCAACTCTCCTTCACATTCTTGGTGTTGACACTAGCTCTTATATCCAGATGGGACAAGACCTCCTATCTCCTGATAATAAGCAAACCGTCGCATTTAGGACCTCAGGTCAATATGTTACTCCTCAATACACCAGCTACTCTGGTCGACTCTATAACACTCAAACAGGGGAAGAAATTACCAACCCTGATGAAACGACTAAAAAGGATAACGAAGCCATTCGTAAGGCAGTAGCCACTCAGCTTTCAATGAGTGACGCTGTTCAAACAGGTGACCTCCTTCGTTTCTATACACCAAATGGTTTGAAACCTGTTGATTCCAGCACGATTTCCTACACGAAACAGATGGATCAACTGAAACAGATTAACAAAAAGATGAAAGATAAATCAACTAGCCTCTACAAGCAAAAAGGCAATAAATCAACAGCTGATCTATTCAAGACCCCATCTTACAAGGAGCTACATCCTGTAGAATCCGAATCAAGCTCTAGCTCAAGTTCGGGTGAATCAGAGCCAAGCAGTTCTTCAACGGAACAACAATAA
- a CDS encoding class I SAM-dependent rRNA methyltransferase gives MSILTVSPFAEKKIKQGKQLLLAEDFPNITENNQLVYLYSQSKDFLGTGYLSSQNKGIGWFLSPNKEKLTVTYFQGLFERAKAKRQSYYDNELTTAFRLFNQDGDDFGGLTIDLYGDYALFSWYNAFVYSLKDVIVEAFQTVFPEVLGGYEKIRFKGLDFESDHLFGQEAADTFTILENGVSYEVFLNDGLMTGIFLDQHEVRDGLVNGLALGKSVLNMFSYTAAFSVAAAMGGAVETTSVDLAKRSRELSTAHFEANGFSMENHRLVVMDVFDYFKYAKKKGLSYDLIVIDPPSFARNKKRTFSANKDYHKLIAQSLDILSEHGTIIASTNAANMTVQQFKKQLRKGLGDVSADFVNLQQLPADFTVNPNDPTSNYLKVYTIKVNK, from the coding sequence ATGAGTATATTGACGGTAAGTCCCTTTGCGGAGAAAAAAATCAAACAAGGAAAACAGCTTCTTTTAGCAGAAGATTTTCCAAATATAACTGAAAATAATCAGTTGGTTTACCTTTATAGCCAGTCCAAAGATTTTTTAGGAACGGGCTATTTGTCAAGTCAAAATAAGGGGATAGGATGGTTTCTGTCCCCTAATAAAGAAAAATTGACAGTGACTTATTTTCAAGGACTTTTTGAAAGGGCTAAGGCCAAACGTCAATCCTATTATGATAATGAGTTGACGACAGCTTTTCGTCTTTTCAACCAAGATGGTGACGATTTTGGTGGACTCACAATTGATTTATATGGGGATTATGCCCTCTTTTCATGGTACAATGCCTTTGTTTATTCCTTGAAGGATGTTATTGTAGAGGCTTTCCAAACGGTCTTTCCTGAGGTCTTGGGAGGCTATGAGAAAATCCGCTTCAAGGGTCTTGATTTCGAATCAGACCATCTTTTTGGGCAGGAGGCGGCTGATACCTTCACCATTTTAGAAAATGGGGTCTCTTATGAAGTTTTCCTCAATGATGGGCTAATGACGGGAATTTTCCTTGATCAGCATGAAGTGCGTGATGGTTTAGTTAATGGCCTAGCTTTGGGTAAATCAGTTTTGAATATGTTCTCCTATACGGCAGCTTTTTCAGTGGCTGCAGCTATGGGGGGAGCGGTTGAAACGACATCGGTTGATTTGGCTAAGCGTTCACGTGAATTATCGACGGCTCATTTTGAAGCTAATGGCTTTAGTATGGAAAATCATCGCTTGGTCGTGATGGATGTCTTCGATTATTTCAAATATGCAAAGAAAAAAGGCTTATCTTATGACCTTATCGTCATCGATCCGCCAAGCTTTGCTCGAAATAAGAAACGCACTTTCTCAGCAAATAAGGATTACCACAAGTTAATTGCACAAAGTCTTGATATTTTATCAGAGCATGGGACAATCATCGCAAGTACCAATGCTGCTAATATGACAGTGCAACAGTTTAAGAAACAACTACGTAAGGGCTTGGGAGATGTTTCAGCGGACTTCGTTAACCTGCAACAATTACCAGCGGATTTTACCGTCAATCCTAATGATCCAACATCAAATTATTTGAAAGTATACACAATAAAGGTAAATAAATGA
- the aroD gene encoding type I 3-dehydroquinate dehydratase — protein sequence MKIVVPIMPTSLEEAQALELSRFEGADIIEWRADFLDKDSILTVAPAIFEKFAGFEIIFTIRTMREGGRLELTDAEYVALIKDVAAIYSPDYIDFEYFTRKAVFDQMLEFSNLVLSYHNFEETPENLMELFSEMANLTPRVVKVAVMPKNEQDVLDLMNFTRGFKAFNPEQEFVTMSMGKLGRLSRFAGDLIGSSWTFASLDNASAPGQISLADMRRIREVLDAD from the coding sequence ATGAAAATTGTAGTTCCGATTATGCCAACTAGTTTAGAGGAGGCACAAGCGCTTGAACTGTCTCGTTTTGAGGGGGCAGACATTATTGAATGGCGTGCAGATTTTTTAGATAAGGATAGTATCTTAACGGTTGCTCCGGCTATTTTCGAGAAATTCGCAGGCTTTGAGATTATCTTTACCATCCGTACAATGCGTGAGGGTGGTAGGCTTGAGTTAACGGATGCGGAATATGTCGCACTGATTAAGGATGTAGCTGCGATTTATTCGCCAGATTATATTGATTTTGAGTATTTCACACGTAAGGCTGTCTTTGATCAAATGCTCGAATTTTCAAACTTGGTTTTGTCTTATCATAACTTTGAGGAGACACCTGAAAACCTCATGGAACTTTTCTCTGAGATGGCAAACTTGACACCACGAGTGGTTAAGGTGGCAGTTATGCCTAAGAATGAGCAGGATGTTCTCGACCTTATGAACTTCACACGTGGCTTTAAGGCCTTTAATCCTGAGCAGGAGTTTGTGACCATGTCAATGGGGAAACTAGGTCGTTTGTCACGTTTTGCGGGCGACTTGATAGGGTCATCATGGACCTTTGCCAGTCTTGATAATGCCAGTGCTCCAGGACAAATTAGTTTAGCAGATATGCGCAGAATCAGGGAGGTTTTGGATGCAGATTGA
- a CDS encoding shikimate dehydrogenase produces the protein MQIDGHTRLAAVVANPIKHSISPFIHNSAFEKTQINGVYVAWEIPESDLAETVENIRRYDMFGINLSMPYKEAVIPFLDEISPAAQLIGAVNTVVNRDGRLIGHNTDGFGFFASLKNFSSKDAHLMILGAGGAAKAIVTQAVLDGAKKVSVYVRPQSLDKAKESFKSLLEQTTCHLEFHALNDLKYFKEELGQADLLVNATSVGMDGASLPIPTDTKFPKGLLVADIIYQPFETPFLALARKQGIEAVNGLGMLLHQAAGAFKLWTGKDMPTDAIWQELENIYNS, from the coding sequence ATGCAGATTGATGGACACACACGCCTAGCAGCTGTTGTCGCCAATCCAATCAAGCATTCGATTTCGCCATTCATTCATAATTCGGCCTTTGAGAAGACACAAATTAATGGTGTTTATGTGGCCTGGGAGATTCCGGAATCAGACCTAGCCGAGACAGTTGAAAATATTAGACGTTACGACATGTTCGGTATCAATTTGTCCATGCCATATAAGGAAGCAGTTATTCCTTTTTTGGATGAAATTAGTCCTGCAGCTCAACTGATTGGTGCTGTCAATACAGTTGTTAATCGTGATGGGCGTTTGATTGGTCATAATACGGACGGTTTTGGCTTTTTTGCTAGTCTAAAGAACTTTAGCTCTAAAGATGCCCATCTGATGATTTTGGGTGCTGGTGGTGCGGCTAAAGCTATTGTGACGCAGGCAGTTCTTGATGGTGCCAAAAAAGTAAGTGTCTATGTTCGCCCTCAGTCATTGGATAAGGCAAAAGAGAGCTTTAAGTCCTTACTTGAACAGACAACTTGTCACTTGGAGTTTCATGCTTTAAATGATCTTAAGTATTTTAAAGAGGAACTAGGCCAGGCTGATTTATTGGTGAATGCGACGAGTGTAGGTATGGATGGCGCATCCTTGCCTATTCCTACAGATACAAAATTTCCTAAGGGACTCTTGGTTGCTGATATCATTTATCAGCCTTTTGAAACACCTTTCTTGGCCTTGGCTAGAAAACAGGGAATAGAGGCTGTGAACGGACTTGGCATGTTGCTTCATCAAGCAGCAGGTGCCTTTAAATTGTGGACAGGCAAGGACATGCCAACAGACGCCATTTGGCAGGAATTAGAAAATATTTACAATAGCTAG
- the aroB gene encoding 3-dehydroquinate synthase: MKLEVNLTHNPYDIIIEKGALKTVGQWVKSLWEPQKIALITDNHVGALYAEKVKLSLEHEGFEVVVFDFLEGEASKNLKTVNKAYEFLIKKGMTRSDGILALGGGVVGDLAGFVASTYMRGIHFVQVPTSLTAQVDSSIGGKTGVNTPFAKNIVGTFAQPDGVLIDPNVLESLGKRELIEGMGEVVKYGLIDDPELWQLLESIDGSVHSILENSETIIYRSCNVKRKIVVEDEFEGGVRMYLNFGHTIGHAVEQTAGYGKVMHGEAVAIGMVQISRVAEEKGLMPKGITRQIAEMCVKFGLPVDYEPWRVEELYTALTHDKKARGNSIKTVIVPEIGKAAINQIPLVEMKEYLEK, from the coding sequence ATGAAACTAGAGGTAAATTTAACACATAACCCTTATGACATTATTATTGAAAAAGGAGCCCTTAAGACCGTCGGTCAATGGGTGAAGTCACTTTGGGAACCACAAAAGATTGCCCTTATTACGGACAATCATGTGGGAGCTCTATATGCAGAAAAAGTTAAGCTTAGCCTGGAGCACGAAGGTTTTGAGGTTGTCGTTTTTGATTTTCTAGAAGGTGAAGCGAGTAAAAATCTTAAGACTGTTAACAAGGCTTATGAGTTTTTGATTAAGAAAGGCATGACTCGTAGTGATGGCATTCTTGCTCTTGGTGGTGGCGTTGTTGGAGATTTAGCAGGCTTTGTCGCTTCAACTTATATGCGTGGCATTCACTTCGTTCAGGTTCCAACTAGTCTCACTGCCCAAGTGGATTCGTCTATTGGTGGTAAGACCGGTGTGAACACACCATTTGCTAAAAATATCGTGGGAACTTTCGCTCAGCCTGATGGGGTTTTGATTGACCCTAATGTCCTTGAGTCACTTGGTAAACGTGAATTGATCGAAGGTATGGGTGAGGTTGTCAAATACGGTTTGATTGACGATCCTGAACTTTGGCAGCTTCTTGAAAGCATTGATGGTTCGGTTCACAGTATCCTAGAAAACTCAGAAACCATTATTTACCGTTCATGTAACGTTAAGCGTAAAATTGTCGTTGAAGATGAGTTTGAAGGTGGGGTTCGTATGTACCTCAACTTTGGTCATACGATTGGGCATGCCGTTGAACAAACAGCTGGTTACGGAAAAGTCATGCACGGTGAAGCGGTAGCTATCGGAATGGTTCAGATTTCACGAGTTGCTGAGGAAAAAGGTCTGATGCCTAAGGGGATCACACGTCAAATCGCTGAGATGTGTGTCAAATTTGGCTTGCCAGTAGACTATGAGCCATGGCGTGTTGAGGAGCTCTATACAGCCCTCACACATGATAAAAAAGCTCGTGGCAATAGCATTAAGACAGTTATCGTTCCAGAGATTGGTAAGGCAGCTATCAATCAGATTCCTTTAGTTGAAATGAAAGAGTACTTGGAGAAATAA
- the aroC gene encoding chorismate synthase, which translates to MRYLTAGESHGPRLTAIIEGVPAGLPLTAEDINADLKRRQGGYGRGGRMKIESDKVEITSGVRHGKTTGAPITLHVINKDHQKWLDIMAVEDIEDRLKTKRKITHPRPGHADLVGGMKYRFDDLRNSLERSSARETTMRVAVGAVAKRILAELDIEIANHVVVFGGKEIDVPENLTVAQIKELAQQSEISVVNQEREQEIKDYIDQIKKEGDTIGGVVETVVGGVPVGLGSYVQWDTKLDAKIAQAVVSINAFKGVEFGLGFKDGYLKGSQVMDEILWNEEDGYTRRTNNLGGFEGGMTNGQPIVVRGVMKPIPTLYKPLMSVDIETHEPYKATVERSDPTALPAAGVVMESVVATVLANEILDKFSSDNMEELKEVVARHRDYVKNF; encoded by the coding sequence ATGAGATATTTAACAGCAGGTGAGTCTCATGGCCCACGTTTAACAGCAATTATCGAAGGTGTTCCAGCTGGTCTTCCCTTGACGGCTGAAGATATCAATGCTGATTTGAAACGCCGCCAAGGTGGTTATGGTCGTGGTGGCCGTATGAAAATTGAGTCTGATAAAGTTGAAATCACTTCTGGTGTTCGTCATGGGAAAACAACAGGGGCTCCAATCACCCTTCATGTTATCAATAAGGACCATCAAAAATGGTTGGACATCATGGCTGTGGAAGACATTGAAGACCGTTTGAAAACCAAACGTAAAATCACTCACCCACGTCCAGGACATGCTGACTTGGTTGGTGGAATGAAATACCGTTTCGATGATTTGCGTAATTCCTTGGAGCGTTCTAGTGCGCGTGAAACAACTATGCGTGTGGCAGTAGGTGCTGTCGCTAAACGTATCTTGGCTGAGCTCGATATTGAAATTGCTAACCATGTTGTTGTCTTTGGTGGTAAGGAAATTGATGTGCCTGAGAATTTGACAGTAGCTCAAATCAAGGAATTGGCTCAACAATCAGAGATTTCAGTCGTTAACCAAGAACGTGAACAAGAGATTAAAGACTACATTGATCAGATCAAAAAAGAGGGAGACACAATCGGTGGTGTCGTTGAAACTGTCGTTGGTGGTGTTCCTGTTGGTCTTGGTTCTTATGTGCAATGGGATACAAAACTTGATGCTAAGATTGCTCAAGCAGTTGTATCCATCAATGCCTTCAAGGGTGTGGAATTTGGTCTTGGTTTCAAAGATGGCTACCTCAAGGGCTCCCAAGTGATGGACGAGATTCTCTGGAATGAAGAGGATGGTTATACACGTCGCACTAACAATCTTGGTGGTTTCGAAGGTGGTATGACCAATGGACAACCGATTGTGGTGCGTGGGGTTATGAAACCCATTCCAACCCTTTACAAGCCTTTGATGTCAGTAGATATCGAAACACACGAACCTTACAAGGCAACAGTTGAGCGTTCAGATCCAACGGCCTTGCCGGCAGCGGGTGTTGTTATGGAATCCGTAGTTGCTACAGTCCTAGCTAATGAAATCTTGGACAAATTCTCTTCCGATAACATGGAAGAATTGAAAGAAGTGGTAGCACGTCATCGTGACTATGTGAAAAACTTTTAA
- a CDS encoding prephenate dehydrogenase: MSKKTIYIAGLGLIGGSLALGIKRGHPDYEILGYNRSDYSRNIALERGIVDRATSDFKEFAPLADVIILAVPIKQTVAYLQELADLDLKDNVIITDAGSTKLDIVEAAERYLTGKNVQFVGSHPMAGSHKSGAIAADVTLFENAYYIFTPTSLTRETTIPELKDILSGLKSRFVEIDAAEHDRVTSQISHFPHLLASGLMEQAADYAQAHEMTNHFAAGGFRDMTRIAESEPGMWASILMTNGPAVLDRIEDFKKRLDHVADLIKAEDENAIWEFFDNGRKKRKEMEIHKKGGVESAFDIFVDVPDREDVILSIMELLRGTSLVNLRINEENREDIHGILQITFKNEKDRSHAKTVIEANTDYHVVIA; this comes from the coding sequence ATGAGTAAGAAAACAATTTATATCGCAGGATTGGGCTTAATTGGTGGTTCCTTGGCTTTAGGGATTAAAAGAGGCCACCCTGATTATGAGATTCTTGGATATAATCGCTCTGACTATTCTCGAAATATTGCGCTTGAGCGTGGTATCGTTGACCGTGCAACCAGTGATTTCAAAGAATTTGCCCCACTTGCTGATGTGATTATCCTTGCAGTGCCAATTAAGCAAACTGTGGCCTACTTGCAGGAATTGGCTGACTTGGATCTCAAAGATAATGTCATCATCACAGACGCAGGATCTACTAAGTTGGATATCGTTGAGGCAGCTGAACGTTACCTAACAGGTAAAAATGTTCAGTTTGTAGGTTCCCACCCTATGGCTGGTTCCCATAAATCAGGGGCTATTGCAGCCGACGTGACGCTTTTTGAAAATGCCTATTATATTTTCACACCGACAAGTCTGACAAGAGAGACAACTATCCCAGAGCTTAAGGACATCTTGTCTGGGCTTAAGTCACGTTTTGTGGAGATTGATGCGGCTGAACACGATCGTGTAACCAGTCAAATCAGTCATTTTCCCCACCTTTTAGCATCTGGTCTTATGGAGCAGGCGGCTGATTATGCTCAGGCCCATGAGATGACCAATCACTTTGCGGCTGGGGGGTTCCGAGATATGACCCGTATTGCTGAGAGTGAACCGGGTATGTGGGCTTCCATTCTCATGACCAATGGGCCAGCTGTTTTGGATCGTATTGAAGATTTCAAAAAACGTTTGGACCATGTGGCTGACTTGATTAAGGCTGAGGATGAGAATGCCATTTGGGAGTTCTTTGACAATGGTCGTAAGAAGCGTAAAGAGATGGAAATCCACAAAAAGGGTGGCGTGGAAAGTGCCTTCGATATTTTCGTGGATGTGCCTGACCGTGAGGACGTTATCCTTAGCATTATGGAATTGTTGCGAGGAACGTCTTTGGTTAACCTTCGTATCAATGAAGAAAATCGCGAGGATATTCATGGTATCCTTCAAATTACTTTTAAAAATGAAAAAGATCGTTCACATGCTAAGACTGTTATTGAAGCCAATACAGACTATCATGTGGTGATCGCCTAG
- a CDS encoding YlbF/YmcA family competence regulator — protein MTNIYDLANELERGIRALPEYKTLVEKKEAIAADAEASALFKEFTDFQEDFYAKMQAGTMPTAEEQAAVQELGQKVEANALLKEYLAAQQGLSVYLNDIERIIFKPLQELNS, from the coding sequence ATGACAAATATTTATGATTTAGCAAATGAGTTGGAACGTGGCATTCGTGCCCTTCCTGAGTACAAAACTTTGGTAGAGAAAAAAGAAGCTATCGCAGCTGATGCTGAGGCTAGTGCTCTTTTCAAAGAGTTCACTGATTTCCAAGAGGATTTCTATGCTAAAATGCAAGCTGGTACAATGCCAACAGCAGAAGAACAAGCAGCTGTTCAAGAATTGGGGCAAAAAGTGGAAGCTAATGCCCTTTTGAAAGAATACTTGGCTGCACAACAAGGCTTGTCTGTTTATTTGAATGATATTGAACGTATCATCTTCAAACCTTTGCAAGAATTGAATAGCTAA
- a CDS encoding L-lactate dehydrogenase yields MARKIGIIGMGNVGAAVAHGAIAQGLADSYVFIDINEKKAEADAQDFKDAMANLPSYANIVVNDYAALEDADVIISSLGNIQLQHNAGEDRFAEFPFTREAVYQVSQELKKLDFKGILLVISNPVDAVSALYQEFTGWPRERVIGTGTLLDTARMKAAVGDDLSVNPKSVSGYNLGEHGNSQFTAWSQVKVKGQDITVLTSEEERQNLFMASMKGGHNVFYGKGYTSYGIASAALRLVAIILSDAQEEVAVSSYQEAYQTYLGYPVILGRHGVAAPVHLSLSAEEDRLLEESANLIRNRVQEAVAFLREKYTNTRE; encoded by the coding sequence ATGGCTCGTAAAATTGGAATTATTGGTATGGGAAATGTTGGAGCTGCGGTAGCTCATGGAGCTATTGCTCAAGGTTTGGCTGATAGTTATGTCTTTATAGATATCAATGAGAAAAAGGCTGAGGCGGATGCCCAGGATTTTAAAGATGCTATGGCCAATCTGCCTAGCTATGCCAACATCGTGGTTAATGATTATGCAGCACTTGAAGATGCTGATGTGATTATTTCATCCCTTGGAAATATTCAGTTACAGCATAATGCCGGTGAGGACCGTTTTGCTGAATTTCCATTTACCCGAGAAGCTGTTTATCAGGTTTCTCAGGAACTCAAAAAATTGGATTTTAAAGGCATACTCTTGGTTATCTCAAACCCTGTAGATGCCGTATCAGCCCTCTATCAAGAGTTCACAGGTTGGCCAAGAGAACGTGTGATTGGGACAGGGACTCTACTCGATACAGCTAGAATGAAGGCAGCGGTAGGAGATGATTTATCAGTCAATCCAAAATCAGTATCCGGCTACAATCTTGGCGAACATGGGAATTCCCAATTTACAGCCTGGAGTCAAGTCAAGGTCAAAGGTCAAGATATTACAGTATTGACCAGTGAAGAAGAGCGTCAAAATCTTTTTATGGCTTCTATGAAGGGTGGCCACAATGTCTTTTATGGTAAGGGCTATACTTCTTATGGCATTGCCAGTGCGGCTCTTCGTTTGGTAGCCATTATCCTTTCGGATGCTCAAGAAGAAGTGGCAGTATCAAGCTATCAAGAAGCCTATCAAACCTATCTTGGCTATCCAGTCATCCTAGGGCGTCATGGGGTGGCTGCTCCAGTTCACTTGTCTTTGTCGGCTGAGGAAGATCGTCTTTTGGAGGAGTCTGCTAACTTAATTCGTAACCGTGTTCAAGAGGCAGTTGCCTTTCTAAGAGAAAAGTATACTAATACTAGAGAGTGA
- the aroA gene encoding 3-phosphoshikimate 1-carboxyvinyltransferase: MKLETKAQGLHGSLRIPGDKSISHRSIMFGSLAKGVTTVRDILRGEDVLSTMQVFRDLGVTIEDDGDVVRIHGVGFDGLKAPQNKLDMGNSGTSIRLISGVLAGQDFDVEMFGDDSLSKRPMDRVTIPLRQMGVEVSGQTDRDLPPLKMHGSKSLKPIHYQLPVASAQVKSALIFAALQVDGESVIIEKEKTRNHTEDMIQQFGGQLQVDGKEIRISGGQTFTAQEVVVPGDISSAAFWLVAGLVVPNSKIVLENVGINETRTGIIDVIKDMGGKITLSDIDQVAKSATITVETSELKGTEIGGDIIPRLIDELPIITLLATQAQGKTVIRDAEELKVKETDRIQVVADALNAMGADIVPTEDGMIITGKTALHGAEVNTLGDHRIGMMTAIAALLVQDGEVDLQRAEAINTSYPSFFSDLEGLLHG; encoded by the coding sequence ATGAAACTAGAAACCAAGGCACAAGGTCTTCATGGCAGCTTGCGTATCCCTGGTGACAAGTCAATCAGTCACCGTTCGATTATGTTCGGAAGTCTTGCTAAAGGTGTGACAACTGTTCGTGATATTTTACGAGGTGAGGATGTCCTCTCAACCATGCAGGTCTTTCGTGATCTGGGTGTGACTATCGAGGATGACGGTGATGTGGTTCGCATTCACGGTGTTGGTTTTGATGGTCTCAAGGCTCCTCAAAACAAATTGGACATGGGTAACTCTGGAACATCCATTCGCTTGATTTCAGGTGTGCTCGCTGGTCAAGATTTCGATGTAGAGATGTTTGGGGATGATTCCCTTTCAAAACGCCCTATGGACCGTGTGACCATTCCCTTGCGTCAGATGGGTGTAGAGGTATCAGGTCAGACGGATCGCGATTTGCCACCTTTGAAAATGCATGGTAGCAAGTCTCTTAAACCTATTCATTACCAATTGCCTGTGGCCTCTGCTCAGGTTAAATCTGCCCTTATTTTTGCAGCTCTTCAAGTTGATGGCGAATCTGTTATCATCGAGAAGGAAAAAACACGTAACCATACGGAAGATATGATTCAGCAGTTTGGTGGTCAGCTTCAGGTAGATGGCAAGGAAATTCGTATTTCTGGTGGCCAAACTTTCACTGCTCAAGAAGTTGTGGTCCCAGGTGACATTTCTTCAGCTGCCTTTTGGTTGGTAGCAGGACTTGTGGTACCTAACTCTAAGATTGTCTTGGAAAATGTTGGTATCAATGAGACGCGTACGGGTATCATTGATGTGATCAAAGACATGGGTGGTAAGATTACCCTTTCAGATATTGACCAGGTTGCAAAATCTGCGACCATTACGGTTGAAACTTCAGAACTTAAAGGAACTGAAATTGGTGGAGATATCATTCCACGTTTGATTGATGAACTTCCAATTATCACACTCTTGGCGACACAAGCCCAAGGTAAGACTGTGATTCGTGATGCTGAAGAACTTAAGGTCAAAGAGACTGACCGTATTCAGGTGGTAGCGGATGCCTTGAATGCTATGGGTGCTGATATTGTACCAACTGAGGATGGTATGATTATCACTGGTAAGACGGCTCTTCATGGGGCAGAGGTTAATACCTTGGGTGACCACCGTATTGGTATGATGACAGCTATTGCTGCCCTTTTGGTTCAAGATGGTGAGGTTGACTTGCAACGTGCGGAAGCTATCAATACAAGTTACCCAAGCTTCTTTAGTGACTTGGAAGGATTGCTCCATGGCTAA